TCACCCATAACCTCGCCGAGGCGGTGCGGCTGGGCCACCGGATTGTCGTGCTCTCGCGCAGGCCGGGACGGATTGCGCAGATCGTGGAGGTCGATCAGCCCCTTGCGGATCGCGGCCACGGCGACGCCGAGCTTGACGCGAAACAGGCGCAGCTTTGGTCGCTGATGCGCGACGAAGCGGCGGCAGCGGACGCGGAGTTGATGGATGTCTGAAATGCGCGCGGCGGCTGTTGGTTGGTGTTGCCTCCGAACGGGGCAGCGCGTGGACGACGGAGCACGGATAGATGGCTGAACAGGTTCCTTTCAGAGGTGGTGGCTTTGCGCCGATGCGGATCCGCGGCATGGGCTGGATCGTCTTTGTGGTGCTGATTGCACTGGCGGAATGGGGCACACGCACGGGCTGGATCTCGGCTTTGACGCTGCCACGTCCGTCGGACGTTCTGGCCACCTTCGGCGAACTCTGGCAGAGCGGGCTGTTGTTCAAACACCTCGCCCCGTCGCTGAGCAGGCTGGTCATAGGTGCCAGCATCGGGGCGGCGCTGGGCATTTCGGTGGGTGTGCTGATCGGGCTCTTCGCCTACGTCCGCGCGGGGCTTGTCCCGCTTGTCGCGGCGCTGTTCCCGATCCCCAAGATCGCGCTGCTGCCGCTGTTCGTCATCTGGTTCGGCATCGACGAGGCGAGCAAATACGCGCTGATTGCCTTCGGCACCTTCACTCCGACGGTCGTTGCCACCTATGCTGCGGTCGATAACGTCGACCGCACATTGATCCGCATGGGCCAGAGCTTTGGCTTGGGGTGGTGGTCGATCGTGCGCAAGATCGTCCTGCCGGGGGCGATGCCGGGGATCCTGTCGGGGCTGCGGATCTCGCTGACCATCGCCATCATCCTTCTGGTCGCGGCAGAAATGCTGGGCGCGGAATACGGTGTCGGGGCCTATATCCTCGAGGCAGGCTCGCTCTACGATCTCGAGCGGCTTTTCGCGGGCGTGGTGATCCTGTCTGTCCTTGGCGTTGCGGTGTCCTCCGTGATCGGTGCGCTGGAACGTCGCGTGCTGCGCTGGCGGGTCTGAGGGAACCCGCGCGGCCCTTTTGCGGTTTGCCCAGCAGACACAGCGCAGGAGAGCACGGGCATGGCGAACTACGGCAAAGGCGACAAGGTTGAATGGGACTGGGGCGACGGGACGGGGACCGGCACAGTCCAGAAGACCTATACCCGCAAAACCACCGTCAAGATCAAGGGCACCGAGATCACCCGCGATGCGTCCGAGGACGAACCTGCACTGCTGATCGAACAGGAAGACGGCGACGAGGTTCTGAAATCCTCCACAGAGGTGCGCAAGGCGTGACGCCGAGCGGGCTGGTATATTACGGCGATGACCGTCCGGGGATCGCGCGCCGCCGCCACGGGCGCGGATTTACCTATATCGCGCCGGATGGCACAACGATTGCACGCGGGCCCGAACGGTCGCGGCTCGAAGCGCTGGCGGTGCCGCCCGCCTATGAAAACGTGTGGATGTGCCCGCTTCCGAACGGGCATTTGCAGGCCACCGGACGCGACGCGCGCCAGCGCAAGCAATACCGGTACCACGCGCAATGGGCCGAGGCGCAGGCCCGCACCAAATTCGACGGTCTCACGGATTTCGCCCATGCCCTGCCGCGACTGCGCGCCCGCCTGAAACGCGATCTGGAGGAGGACGCCGGCGCCCGCACATTCGCGCTCGCGGCGGCCACCACCCTGATCGACCGCACGGCGATCCGCGTGGGCAATCCCGATTACACCCGCGACAACGGCAGCTACGGGGCCGTCACGCTGAAGCAAAAGCAAATCACGCTGGAAGACGACGGCATCCGCATGGCCTATACCGCGAAGGGCGGCAAGCGGGTGCGCCGCCACTTGCGCGACCGCACGCTGGGGCGCCTGCTGCACAAGCTGGGCGATCTGCCCGGTGCGGAGTTGCTGGTCTGGGTCGATGACGAGGGCGAGGCGCAGACCATCGGGTCGGGTGCGCTCAATGCCTATATCGCGGAGGCGGCGCAGGACGAGAGCATCACCGCCAAGACATTCCGCACCTGGACCGGATCGGTGGCCGCCTTCGAGGTGGCCGAGCGCGGGGCCGCCACGATCAAGTCCATGGCCGAGGCGGCAGCGGAGCGTCTGTCCAACACGGCGACGGTGGCGCGCAACAGCTATATCCACCCCGATGTCATCGACCTCGCCGGCGCGGATCCCGTCGACGGTTTCGACGCGGGCCGCTCGGGTCTTCGCGCGTCGGAAAACCGTTTGCTCGGCTACCTAGAGCGCTGACCATGCGCCGGCCGCCGCCCGCCGTGAAAGGGCCGGATCGGACTTATAGGACATAAGTATTGACCTAAATCCCGCGCCGTGCATTCTGCGTGCAGGCTTTGGGAGGAGCGACATGGATTGGCAGCAGATTTTCGCCACGCGGACCACGCGCATGAAGGCGAGCGAGATACGCGAATTGCTCAAGCTGCTGGACCAGCCCGATATCATTTCCTTCGCCGGCGGCATCCCCGATCCGGCGCTTTTCCCCGCCGAGGCGTTCCAGAAGGCGCTGGGCGACGCGCTGACCCATAATGCGGATGCAGCACTCCAGTATTCGGTATCCGAAGGCTACGGGCCGCTGCGCGATTGGATCGCAGCCGAAATGGGCCGCTTGGACGTGCCCTGCACGCGGGACAATATCCTGATCACCTCCGGTTCGCAGCAGGCGCTCGATTATCTGGGCAAGCTCATGCTCAGCCCGGGCGATACGGCGCTTGTGGGATGGCCCACCTATCTTGGCGCGCTGGGCGCGTTCAACGCCTACGAGCCGCGCTATGACAAGCTGGACCCGGAAACCAACCGGGCGGCAGAAGACTATGCGCAGGCCGCCGCGCCGGGGCGCGTCAAGTTTGCCTATACCTCGGTGGATTTCGCAAATCCCACCGGCCGCACCCTGACCGGCACGATGCGCGAGCGCCTGCTCGACCTCGCCGAGGAGTTGGACATCGCGGTGATCGAGGACGCGGCCTATCAGTCGCTGCGCTACGATGGCGAGGCGCTGGCACCGATCCTCGCCCGCGAAATCGCCCGCAAGGGCGACATCGATGCGTGCCGGACGCTCTACTGCGGATCGTTTTCCAAAACGCTTGCGCCGGGCCTGCGTGTGGGGTGGGTCTGCGGCGCGCAGGATGTGATCCAGCAGATGGTCTTGCTGAAACAGGCGGGCGATCTGCATTCCTCGACACTGAACCAGATGGCCATCGCAGCGGTGGCCGAAGCGCAGTTCGACAGCCACGTCGCGCGCATCCGCGCGGCCTATCGCACGCGGCGGGACGCGATGCTTGCGGCGCTGGAAGAGCATATGCCCGAAGGCGTGACATGGACGCGCCCCGAAGGCGGCATGTTCATCTGGCTGACCCTGCCACAGCACATGCGCGGCGATGAATTGCTGGCCCGCTCTCTGGAGACGGAGCGCGTGGCCTTTGTGCCCGGCCATGCGTTTTTCGCCGACGGATCGGGTGCGAACACGATGCGGTTGAGTTTCAGCCGCACGGATGCGGATGCCATCGCGCAGGGCATTGCCCGTCTGGGACGACTGATTTCCGCCGCTTGAATGCGGGGCGATTGCGCAGCGCCGCCGCGGCCCTTAAATAGCGCTCATGAGACATGCCCTTGCCCTCGCTCTATGCTCGGTTGCGGCCCCGCTGGGGGCGCATCCGCATATCTTTGTCGATACCGGACTGGAAATCATTCTCGATGACCGCAACCGGGTCACCCATATCCGCGTGACATGGGAGTACGATGAACTTTACAGCCTGCTGATCACCGAGGATCTGGGTGTCGACGACGACTATGACGGGGTGCTGTCGCCGTCGGACCGCGAGGCGCTGACCGGTTTCGATGCAAACTGGATCGAAGGCTACAACGGCGATCTGGTGGCAACCCTCGGAGGCGAGCCCCTGTCGCTGTCCGGCCCGATGGAGCCAACGGCGGAACTGACGGACGGCAAGATCGTCACGACCCATCTGCGCGCGGTGGAAGGCGCACCCCAGTTGCGGGCGCCGCTGGTCCTGAAACCCTTCGATGCTACCTATTACACGGCCTACGAGGTCGGCAGGCCCGTGACGGTAACAGGGCAGGCCGCCTGCGACATTGATCTCGACCCGCCCGACATGGAAGCGGCCCTTGCCATGACCGAAGACGACCTTGCCCAGATCCCCGAAGATCCCGAACGCGCCGAGGCGATGGGGTTCGGCGATATCGGTGAAAGGTTCGCCACCGAGGTGCGGGTGACATGCGCCACGTCCTGATCCCGACGCTTCTGATCCTCGCCGCCGCCACCCTCTGGTTCTGGTGGGCGGGCGGTGTCGATGCGCTGGCAGCCTGGGCAGGGGCCGAACAGCGCGGTTTCCAGAACGCCATGGCCAAGACCCTGCGCGCGCTGCGTGGCGGAGAGCCGGGTGCTCTTGCCGTGCTGCTGGGCAGTGCATTCGCCTACGGATTTTTCCATGCCGTGGGGCCGGGGCACGGCAAGCTTGTGGTCGGTGGATACGGCATGGCGCAGGACGTGCCGGTGGTCCGGCTGTCGGTCATCGCGCTGCTGGGCAGTCTGGGGCAGGCGGTCACCGCGATCGTGCTGGCCTACGGCGGGCTGTGGATCCTTGATCTCGGGCGGGACCGGATGATCGACGCCGCCGAAAACGCGTTCGCGCCGGTCAGCTACGCCCTGATTGCGGCCATCGGTATCTGGCTGGCGGTGCGCGGTCTGCGCGGGCTGCGCCGCCAGAGCAGCTTTGCCGATCATGCGCATACGGGCGCGGATGACATCTGTTCAAGCTGCGGTCACCGCCACGGGCCGACCCTGCAGGAGGCGCAGGAAGCCACAGGGCTGCGCGACGCGCTGGTTCTCATCGGCGGCATCGCGATCCGGCCCTGTACCGGCGCGCTCTTCGTGCTGATCATCTGCTGGCAGATGGGCATTCCGCTGGTCGGCGTCGCGGCGAGCTTTGCCATGGCCATTGGCACTGCAACGGTCACGGTCGCTGTCGCGGCGGCCGCGCGCGGTGTGCGCGGCGGGCTGCTGAGCGGGATAAGGGGGGCGGCCAGCCTGATCTGGATCATGCCGCTGGTCGAGGTTGCTACCGGCCTTCTGGTCACCGTGCTGTCGCTGATGCTGCTTCTGCGCGCCCTTCAGTAGATCGCGTTATAGCGGATGATGATCGGCGTCAGCGTGATCAGAAACAGCGCCGGCAACATCAGCATCGACATCACGCCCGACATCTGGACCGGCAGGCGGTTCGCCTTTTCCTGTGCCGCCAGTTCGCGCATCTCGCGCATTTCGGCGGCGTAGGTCTTCAGGGCGGAGGTCAGGCTGGTGCCGAATTGCAGCGACTGGACGATCACAAGGGCAAAGGATTTCGCTTCGTCGATCCCCATCCGGTCCGCCATGTCGAATAGCGCCGTCTCGCGGTCGCGTCCGGCCTGAACCTCGATCTGGAGGAGCAGGAATTCATAGGCCACTTCGGGCGCCACGCGGGTCAGTTCGTGGCCCACGCGGTTGATCGCGGCGTCAAAGCCCAAACCGGCCTCGACCGAGATCTGCACTAGATCGAGCGCGTTGGGAAAGGCTTCCCTGATCTTGGCCTGGCGCGCCTTTATCCGCGATTTCAGCCAATATCCGGGTCCGTAGAACCCGACAGCCGTGCCTACGGCAGCGATTTGCAACAGGCGCAGCGGCGGTGTGGCGTTCAGGCTTTCAACGATGCTTTCGGGCAGCACACCCGCGCGCGCCAGCGCCACTGTCCCGAAGACGGCGACGGGCGTTACCAGCGCCAGAAACAGCCGGATCAGGAAGAAGATTTCCACGATATCGGGCCGCTCGAACCCCAGCTTGCCCAGCTGGAAACGGATCTGCATCCGCTCCGAGGGGTCTTCGGGGATCAGCGCCTTTTTCCATCCGCTTGGCGCCACTTCGTCGCCCTTTGTCAGCGGCACGGCCTTTTCGTGCGTTGCCTCGCGCATCGAGGCGGCCAGAGCGCGCACGCGGTCGGCGGTGCGGTCGCGCATGGTCCAAAGCCCGATCACACCGAAGAGAAGCAGCAACACGGCAAAGGCCACACAGTAGAGAATCAGCGTCTCGGGGCTGCCCAGCGCGTCAGGCGTGGCGAAGTTGGAAAGATCGAACATCGTATCAGACCTTGAAATTGACGAGTTTGCGCAAGGCCAGAAAATTGCCGACGATCAGGGCGACGATCAGGAATGCGATAGGTTTGAAGATCGGATCGTCGCTGACATCACTGTAGTAATCGGGGGCCGTCAGCGACGTGGCGATGTAGATCACCACCGGCAGGGCCGACAGCAGATAGGCCGATATGCGCCCCTCGGACGAGATCGCCTTGATCCGGCGCCGCATGACAATCCGGTCGCGCACCACCTTGCTGAGCGTGCTGATCATCTCGGCGAGGTTGCCGCCGGTGCCGTGCTGGATAGAGATGGACACGGACAGGTATTCCACGTCCTCGTGGCCCGTGCGTTCGGCAAAGTCGCGAAAGGCGTCCGTCAGGTAATCACCGTGGGCGACCTGCTCCGACAGGGTGCGGAATTCGCTGCCGACGGGATCGGCCATGGTGCGCCCGACGTTCGCGATCGTCGCGTTGATGGGGTGGCCGACGCGCAGTCCGCGCATCATCAGATCCAGCGCATCCGGCAATTGCTGCGTCAGCGCGTCCAGGCGTTTGTTGCGGCGGGCCTTCACGATTTGCAGCACCGTCAGGCCCGACAGGACAAAGCCCGCGGGCACGGCAAGGAGTGGCGTGATCAGAAACGACAGACCCGCCGCGAGGATCACGCCACCGGCGATGGCCCACAGCGCCACGAGTGTTGCCTTGCCCTCCATATCGGCCTGCCGCAGCAGTAACGGCAGGTTGCCGACCAGCGGCAGGTTCAGGCCGGGATCGCTGCGCCCGGTCGATTTCACAAGCGCGGCAGCGGCGTCGCTGGCGCGTTCGGGCCGCATGGATTTGATCCGCTCGGCGCGCTTCCTCTCTTCAGCGTTTTCCGGGGCCAGCATCAGCCGCAGCGCAAGCGTGGCAAGGATCGTGCAGCCAACCGCGCTCCACAAAACGAGAGTTGTGAATGACATGGCTTCCATCACGCAGCGCCCGCGCCGGGGGCGAAGGCATCGGCGGCAAGAGGCACACCCGAGGCCATCAGGGCTTCGAAACATTTCGGGCGGATGCCGGTTGCCATCATCCGTCCCTTGACGTTGCCGTTCTCATCGACACCCATCTTCTTGAAGACGAAGATGTCCTGCATCATGATCGTATCCCCTTCGAGCCCGACGATCTCGGAAATGCTCATCACCCGGCGTGATCCGTCTGACAGGCGGTTCAGCTGCAGGACCAGTTGCAGGCCCGCGGCAATCTGGTAGCGCACGGCCTGCATCGGGAAATCGCTGCCGATCATCGTGACCATCTGTTCCAGGCGGCTGACCGCGTCGCGGGCCGTGTTGGCGTGGATGGTGGTCATCGACCCGTCGTGGCCGGTGTTCATCGCCTGCAGCATGTCGAATGCCTCGGCGCCGCGTACCTCGCCGACCATGATCCGGTCTGGGCGCATGCGCAGCGCGTTGATCAACAGGTCGCGCTGGTTGATCATCCCCTTGCCTTCCGCATTCGCAGGGCGGGTTTCCAGCCGCACAACGTGTTCCTGTTGCAGCTGCAGTTCCGCGGCGTCCTCGATCGTCACCATCCGCTGGCGCGGGTCGATGAAGGCGGACATGGCGTTGAGCATGGTGGTTTTGCCCGACCCTGTCCCGCCCGAGATCAGCACATTCATCCGCCCTTTGACGGCCGCTTCGAGAAACAGCGCAGCGGGTTTCGACAGGGCCCCGTGTTCAAGCAGCTTTGCCATATGGAGCGGTGTCTTGGAGAATTTGCGGATCGACAGCGACGGCCCGTCGATTGCGCAGGGCCGGATGATCGCGTTCACGCGGCTGCCGTCCTCGAGACGGGCGTCGACCCAGGGCTGGCTTTCGTCGATCCGCCGCCCGATGGACGACACGATCTTGTCGATGATGCGCAGCAGGTGACGTTCGTCGCGAAACGACACATCCGCCCGCTCCAGCAGGCCGCCGCGTTCGATAAACACATGATCGGTACCGTTCACCAGAATATCGCTGATCGACGGATCGGCCAGCAGCGGCTCGAGCGGGCCAAGACCCAGCACTTCGTCTAGCAATTCGTCGATCAGCGTCTTGAAGGTCGCGGAGGGCATTTGCGTGCCATTCGATTTCAGGTGGTTCGCCGCAAGGGTCGAGATTTCGCGGCGCAGATCGTCGCGGCTGACCTGGTCGAGCATCGTGAGGTTCAGCTTTTCGAGCACAAGTTCGTGCAACGCGGATTTCAGCGCCGTATTGGCAGATCGCTCCGGAGCTGCGGGTGCGGGCGCTTGCGCGATCGGGGCAGGGCGCGGCTCTGGCGCAGGTGCGACAGGTTCTGGCTTCGGCGCTTCGGCGCGCGGGATGGCAGGGGCGATGGCCGCCTCCGAAGGCGATGCCGCTGGCTTGAAAGTGCGGCGCGGGGCCTCTGCGGTCGACTCTTTGAATGCTCGAAACATGGGGTATCCTCTTGCTCTACGGCGTTCAGCGGGCCGGTTT
Above is a window of Sulfitobacter sp. HNIBRBA3233 DNA encoding:
- a CDS encoding ABC transporter permease, which gives rise to MAEQVPFRGGGFAPMRIRGMGWIVFVVLIALAEWGTRTGWISALTLPRPSDVLATFGELWQSGLLFKHLAPSLSRLVIGASIGAALGISVGVLIGLFAYVRAGLVPLVAALFPIPKIALLPLFVIWFGIDEASKYALIAFGTFTPTVVATYAAVDNVDRTLIRMGQSFGLGWWSIVRKIVLPGAMPGILSGLRISLTIAIILLVAAEMLGAEYGVGAYILEAGSLYDLERLFAGVVILSVLGVAVSSVIGALERRVLRWRV
- a CDS encoding DUF2945 domain-containing protein produces the protein MANYGKGDKVEWDWGDGTGTGTVQKTYTRKTTVKIKGTEITRDASEDEPALLIEQEDGDEVLKSSTEVRKA
- a CDS encoding DNA topoisomerase IB, with protein sequence MTPSGLVYYGDDRPGIARRRHGRGFTYIAPDGTTIARGPERSRLEALAVPPAYENVWMCPLPNGHLQATGRDARQRKQYRYHAQWAEAQARTKFDGLTDFAHALPRLRARLKRDLEEDAGARTFALAAATTLIDRTAIRVGNPDYTRDNGSYGAVTLKQKQITLEDDGIRMAYTAKGGKRVRRHLRDRTLGRLLHKLGDLPGAELLVWVDDEGEAQTIGSGALNAYIAEAAQDESITAKTFRTWTGSVAAFEVAERGAATIKSMAEAAAERLSNTATVARNSYIHPDVIDLAGADPVDGFDAGRSGLRASENRLLGYLER
- a CDS encoding PLP-dependent aminotransferase family protein — translated: MDWQQIFATRTTRMKASEIRELLKLLDQPDIISFAGGIPDPALFPAEAFQKALGDALTHNADAALQYSVSEGYGPLRDWIAAEMGRLDVPCTRDNILITSGSQQALDYLGKLMLSPGDTALVGWPTYLGALGAFNAYEPRYDKLDPETNRAAEDYAQAAAPGRVKFAYTSVDFANPTGRTLTGTMRERLLDLAEELDIAVIEDAAYQSLRYDGEALAPILAREIARKGDIDACRTLYCGSFSKTLAPGLRVGWVCGAQDVIQQMVLLKQAGDLHSSTLNQMAIAAVAEAQFDSHVARIRAAYRTRRDAMLAALEEHMPEGVTWTRPEGGMFIWLTLPQHMRGDELLARSLETERVAFVPGHAFFADGSGANTMRLSFSRTDADAIAQGIARLGRLISAA
- a CDS encoding DUF1007 family protein, with amino-acid sequence MRHALALALCSVAAPLGAHPHIFVDTGLEIILDDRNRVTHIRVTWEYDELYSLLITEDLGVDDDYDGVLSPSDREALTGFDANWIEGYNGDLVATLGGEPLSLSGPMEPTAELTDGKIVTTHLRAVEGAPQLRAPLVLKPFDATYYTAYEVGRPVTVTGQAACDIDLDPPDMEAALAMTEDDLAQIPEDPERAEAMGFGDIGERFATEVRVTCATS
- a CDS encoding nickel/cobalt transporter yields the protein MRHVLIPTLLILAAATLWFWWAGGVDALAAWAGAEQRGFQNAMAKTLRALRGGEPGALAVLLGSAFAYGFFHAVGPGHGKLVVGGYGMAQDVPVVRLSVIALLGSLGQAVTAIVLAYGGLWILDLGRDRMIDAAENAFAPVSYALIAAIGIWLAVRGLRGLRRQSSFADHAHTGADDICSSCGHRHGPTLQEAQEATGLRDALVLIGGIAIRPCTGALFVLIICWQMGIPLVGVAASFAMAIGTATVTVAVAAAARGVRGGLLSGIRGAASLIWIMPLVEVATGLLVTVLSLMLLLRALQ
- a CDS encoding type II secretion system F family protein; this translates as MFDLSNFATPDALGSPETLILYCVAFAVLLLLFGVIGLWTMRDRTADRVRALAASMREATHEKAVPLTKGDEVAPSGWKKALIPEDPSERMQIRFQLGKLGFERPDIVEIFFLIRLFLALVTPVAVFGTVALARAGVLPESIVESLNATPPLRLLQIAAVGTAVGFYGPGYWLKSRIKARQAKIREAFPNALDLVQISVEAGLGFDAAINRVGHELTRVAPEVAYEFLLLQIEVQAGRDRETALFDMADRMGIDEAKSFALVIVQSLQFGTSLTSALKTYAAEMREMRELAAQEKANRLPVQMSGVMSMLMLPALFLITLTPIIIRYNAIY
- a CDS encoding type II secretion system F family protein, whose amino-acid sequence is MSFTTLVLWSAVGCTILATLALRLMLAPENAEERKRAERIKSMRPERASDAAAALVKSTGRSDPGLNLPLVGNLPLLLRQADMEGKATLVALWAIAGGVILAAGLSFLITPLLAVPAGFVLSGLTVLQIVKARRNKRLDALTQQLPDALDLMMRGLRVGHPINATIANVGRTMADPVGSEFRTLSEQVAHGDYLTDAFRDFAERTGHEDVEYLSVSISIQHGTGGNLAEMISTLSKVVRDRIVMRRRIKAISSEGRISAYLLSALPVVIYIATSLTAPDYYSDVSDDPIFKPIAFLIVALIVGNFLALRKLVNFKV
- a CDS encoding CpaF family protein, whose translation is MFRAFKESTAEAPRRTFKPAASPSEAAIAPAIPRAEAPKPEPVAPAPEPRPAPIAQAPAPAAPERSANTALKSALHELVLEKLNLTMLDQVSRDDLRREISTLAANHLKSNGTQMPSATFKTLIDELLDEVLGLGPLEPLLADPSISDILVNGTDHVFIERGGLLERADVSFRDERHLLRIIDKIVSSIGRRIDESQPWVDARLEDGSRVNAIIRPCAIDGPSLSIRKFSKTPLHMAKLLEHGALSKPAALFLEAAVKGRMNVLISGGTGSGKTTMLNAMSAFIDPRQRMVTIEDAAELQLQQEHVVRLETRPANAEGKGMINQRDLLINALRMRPDRIMVGEVRGAEAFDMLQAMNTGHDGSMTTIHANTARDAVSRLEQMVTMIGSDFPMQAVRYQIAAGLQLVLQLNRLSDGSRRVMSISEIVGLEGDTIMMQDIFVFKKMGVDENGNVKGRMMATGIRPKCFEALMASGVPLAADAFAPGAGAA